Genomic window (Verrucomicrobiota bacterium):
ACGTCGGCTACCACGTCACTGTGCAGTCCTACGACTGGCGCGTCTCCCGCATCGGCCTGCTCGACGGACGCATCGTGTCGCACTGGGGCGTGGTCGGCTACACGATGCGCATCGGCGGCGCGAGGGTCCGCGTGGGCGGCGTCACGTGTGTGGCCACGCACGCGGACTACCGCAAGCACGGTCTCATGCCGCCGACCGGCCGCGCGAGCATCGCTGCCATGCGCGCCGCCGGCTACGACATGACGGTTCTGTTCGGTGTCGACGACTACTACGACCGCTATGGCTATGTGAACGCCTGGCCCTACGAGAATCACCTCGTCCGACGGGCCGACCTGCCGGTCGACGGCCGGTCGCCTGCCGTCCACACGTTTCAGCCATACTACCTCGACGAGCTGACAAAGATGGCGAACCGCTACTATGGCCGTTGCACGGGAACGGCCGTCCGCGTCAGGTTCCCCGATCCCCACGGCGAGGCGAACCTGAACTGGGAGTGTCTGACGTGGCTCGGTGCGAGACGCCGGCCCGCCGGCTACGTCGTTGTCGACCCCAACGGCCCACGGCTCACGTGCCACGAACATGCGGGTGACCCCGACGAGGTGCTTCGCGTGCTTGCCGAACGCGCCCGCAGAGCCGAGCAGCGCGAGATTCGTTTCCTGACGCTGCATTGTGCCACGCCGCTCGCTGCCAGACTGCGCCGCATGAACTGCCGCGTTGAGACGGACTACCGCCGCTGCGGCGGTCCGATGATTGGCACGCTCAACCTGCGGTCGACGCTTACGAAGATCGTGCCGGAGCTCGCGAGGCGTCTCAGGCGTTCACCGCTTGTCGGGTGGCGTGGCCCGCTGCTCGTCGCCGACGCACGCGAGAAGGTGACGCTCGTCATCAACCGCGGCGCCGTGCGCGTCGCCCCGCCGGCGAGAACGAGACACTTGATCCGCGGAGGCGACGCGATCGCACGCCTCCTCCTCGGCAGCGACGAACCGGACGAAGTGATCGAGGGCGGCGGCATCCGGACGACGGGCGATGCACGTATGCTCGCACGCGTGCTCTTTCCGAACGAGCGCCCGAACCTCTGCAACCTGGACCACTACTGAGCCGTCCCGCGCGGGATCCAGACGCGCATGGCGTGCGCACCGCGATTGGCCCAGGCGTAGTAGGGGATCGCCGTAAGCGTGACCGGCTTGCGTGGAAGCCTGCCTGTGTCGCCGGCCGGCTTGTAGAGCGCGTCGCCCCACGGCGCCATGTCGTGCGCAACGCCTGGTACATCGACGGTCGCCACGCCCCCGAGCAACTCGGGCTGCCACGAATCGGCAAGCGTCGCACCCCCGTCGATGGCCGCGTCCATGATGTCCACGCCCGGCTCCTGGTCGCAGTCTTCGAGGCAGTAGACGAGCGGACCGCGCTCGATGGCCAGGCTGCCGCGCGTTGCGTCGATGCGTGGGTTCGCTTCGATAAGGCGCGGGGCAATCGGCAGCTCGAGCTCGATGCGGTCCCCTTTCCTCCATGCCCGCTCAATCGCCGCATAGCCGTTGCGCACGTCGAGGCCCGTGCTTGTGCCGTTGACGCGAAGCCGCGCGGCGCTTGCCCACGCGGGGATCCGCAGTCGCAGCGTCCACGACACCGTAGCCGTTTCCTCGACGAACACGTGCACTTCGCCCTGCCACGGGTACCCGGTCTCAACGCGGAGCCGGACGCCGAGCGGATTGCCCGACGAGATGGTGCCCGGCGCGTACTGATGCATCTGTACCCCAGCGGTGTCGCTCGTTGCGAAGTAGTGGGGGAGGGAGGCGAGCACGCGCGTTACGTTCGGCGGGCAGCACGCGCAGTCGAACCACTCGCTGCGCCGTGCGTTGCCGCGGCTCAGGAGCACCTGGCCGTAGAAGTACGACCGCCCGTCGAGCGAGATGCCATTAAGCACCGAGTTGTAGAGCGTCCGCTCGATCAGATCGGCGAAGCGGCCCTCGCCTGTGATAAGGAGCAGGCGCCAGTTCCAGAAAACGCTCCCGATCGCCGCGCACGTCTCGCAGTAGCATCGGTCGTTCGGCAACTCGTAGCGCTCGCCGAACGCCTCACCCTCATGGCGGGCGCCGACGCCGCCCGTGACGAAAAGGTGCCCGGTCGTCATGTCGTGCCACTGCCGGCTCACGGCATCGAGCAGCGCGCGCTCTCCCGTCTCGAGATAGAGGTCCGTTACCCCCGTCGTGAGGTAGAGCTGGCGCACCGCGTGGCCCTCGACGCGCGCCGCCTCGAGCACGGGCACGTGGTCCTGGTGATAGACCGGGTTGTTGTACCATCCGGGCCCGACATGACCGTGGCCGCGCTCATCGACGAGAAACTGAGCCAAGTTGAGATACCTGGTCCGGTTCGTCGCGCGATACAGCTCGACGAGCGCCAGCTCGATCTCGGGATGCCCCGGCGCCCCGTGCCGCTTGCCCGGACCGAACACACTCCCGATGTGGTCGGCGACGCGGCAGGCGACCTCAAGCAGCCGGTCGTTGCCATCCACGCGCTGTAAGGCGAGCGCTGCCTCGATCAGGTGGCCGGCGCAGTACATCTCGTGGTCGCGGCCCAGATCGCTCCACCGCGTGTCCGGCGACAGCACCTGGTGGTAGGTGTGAAGGTACCCATCCTCGGCTTGCGCGGCGGCGATGACCTCGACGGCGCGCTCGACCTGCTTACGCAGCTCACCACTCGCATCGTTCGGCAACTCGTAGGCGGCCGACTCGAGCCATTTGTAGAGATCCTGGTCGCGCCACCGCGGCTCGCTGTACCCCTCCTTCGTCCCCTCGGCGGCGAGACGGAAATTCTCGAGCGCGCGTGATTCCTCGAGCTTGGCGTAACCGTGCGGCAACGCGACTCGGCGATTCACTGCCTGCCAGTGGGACCAGAAGCCCTCGTCGAGCGTCACGCTCCCGTGAGGCAAGGTCCGCAAGGTTGCCTTGGGACTCCGGCGGGTATCTACAGGGCTTGGCGATCTCGTGCTCATAGGACGTGCGTCCTATCGCCGACGCACGACATCGTGCGCGTGCAGCTTCTCGATGGCCGCCTGGCGCTGCTGCACGTCGCGCAGCGGCGTGACGTCGTACTTCTCGCGCCGGTCGAACGTGTAGATGCCGTTCTGTTCCTGGAACACGTCGGTGAGCTGGGTGAAGGCGTAGCCGAACATGTTCGGGTTGTCGAGGAGCGCGCTGAACTGCCCTGTGAGCCGCGCGTACAGCTCGTCGAGCGTTTTGAGCCGCGCGCCGTAACCCCAGGCCGCGTTCTCCGCCTCCGTGTCGGCATACCACCATGGGCCGCCGAACTCGCTGACGAAGAACGGCTGCCCACGATACGGAATCGAGATCGGCTCGCCACCGCACGAATTGACGTACGGCTCGCCCTCACCGAGGCGCGCGTAGTTCGCCTTGAGCTTCTCCGGATCCTGCTCGTAGTCGTGGCTGTCGTAGATGTCCGATTCCGGAACGCGGTGTGAATAGCCCGAGGCGTCGAGCACCGGCCGCGTCGGGTCCATCGCCTTGGTCGCGAGGAACATCCCGCGGTGTGTGTCGTCATGCACGGTGATCTTGTCGGTCAGGAGCTGCTCGGTCTCATTGAGCGGGCACCAGCCCACGATCGACGGGTGCGAGAAGTCCCGTGCAAGCACTTCGAGCCACTGCGTGATGTACGTCGGCCCGTACTTGTGGTGGTCGTCGTGAGGCCCGAAGCCGAACGCGCCCCAATCGCCGAACTCGCCCCAGACGAGGTAGCCGAGCGTGTCGGCGTGGTAGAGGAAACGTTGCTCGAACACCTTCTGGTGCAAGCGCGCGCCGTTGAAGCCCGCGGCGAGGCTCAGCTCGATGTCGCGCCGCAGTGCCTCGTCCGTCGGGGCCGTCCAGATCCCGTCCGGGTAGTAGCCCTGGTCGAGCACGAGGCGCTGGAAGATCACCTCGCCGTTGATCTTTACCGCCTTGCCGTCGATCGTCACGCTGCGCAGCCCTGCGTAGCTCGTGGCCGAATCGACGACGAGCCCCGCCGCGTCGAGCAGCTCGATCGCGACGTGGTACAGGTGCGGATCCTTTGGCGACCAAAGCCGGCGGCGCTCATCTGGAATGACAAGGTCGAGCTGCGGTGCGAGATCCGCGTCGGCCGCGCAAGACACCGTGCAGACCGCGCCCGTCTCGTCGCTCAGCGTCGCGCGCAGTTTCAAGCCTGGCGTGCGGCCCTTGATCGGCTGAACAAGCCGAATCGCGCTGTTCGCCAGGTCGGGCGTGAGCCGCGGCCGGAGCAAGAAGCACTCCGGCACCGGTTCCATCCAGACCGTTTGCCAAATGCCCGTCGTACGCGTGTAGAAGCAGCCGTGCCCGGCGTACTCCCGGACTTGCTTGCCGCGCGGCTGGGCGGCGCGGTTGTCGTCGCGCGCGCGCACGACGATCGTCATCGTGTCACCGGGCGACGCCACCCCGTCGAGGTTCGCCGCAAACGGCGTGAACCCGCCGCGATGGCGTACCACCTCCCTGTCGTTGACCCACACCGTCGTGTCGTAGTCGACAGCTTGGAAGTGCAACACCACACGGCGCCCTGCCCATTCCACCGGGATCATCACCGTGCGCCGGTACCACACCGCGCTCATCACGTCGGTGTAGCCGATGCCCGACAGCGCCGACTCGGGGCAGAAGGGCACCGTGATCCGCTCCGTGAGCTCGCGGTCGCGCAGGCCGCGTTCAAGCCCCGTGTCCCCGGCATCAATCTCGAACTGCCACTCGCCGTTCAAACACAGCCAATCGCGCCGCACAAACTGCGGCCGCGGATACTCAGCCCGCGGTTGACTCATCGTGGTCATCTCCGGTTCGTGGTTACGCGTCCCCCAACCGCCGACAACCCATGCCGGGCATTCGTTAGCGAACGCGAAGGGTCACGATCTGGAACGGCCGCATGCGGAACGAGGCCTTCGCTCCGTTGTGCTCGAGGTCAATGCCGTCGGCGAACGGCTCTTCGAGCAGGTTGAGATGCTCGACGGACTTCGGCGCGGTCGCGAACGTGAGCGTCACCGGCGCGTGCGAGCCGTGCGACTCGTAAAGCCGTAGGATCGTACCCTTTCCGTCCTCGGCCGCCTTGATCGTGTCGATCACGGCGGCGTCGCCCTCGACGCGCACGTACGACCACGTCGCCGGCAGCGTGCCCTTGGATGCCTTGGCCTCGCGCATGACGAGCGGCACG
Coding sequences:
- a CDS encoding beta-galactosidase encodes the protein MTTMSQPRAEYPRPQFVRRDWLCLNGEWQFEIDAGDTGLERGLRDRELTERITVPFCPESALSGIGYTDVMSAVWYRRTVMIPVEWAGRRVVLHFQAVDYDTTVWVNDREVVRHRGGFTPFAANLDGVASPGDTMTIVVRARDDNRAAQPRGKQVREYAGHGCFYTRTTGIWQTVWMEPVPECFLLRPRLTPDLANSAIRLVQPIKGRTPGLKLRATLSDETGAVCTVSCAADADLAPQLDLVIPDERRRLWSPKDPHLYHVAIELLDAAGLVVDSATSYAGLRSVTIDGKAVKINGEVIFQRLVLDQGYYPDGIWTAPTDEALRRDIELSLAAGFNGARLHQKVFEQRFLYHADTLGYLVWGEFGDWGAFGFGPHDDHHKYGPTYITQWLEVLARDFSHPSIVGWCPLNETEQLLTDKITVHDDTHRGMFLATKAMDPTRPVLDASGYSHRVPESDIYDSHDYEQDPEKLKANYARLGEGEPYVNSCGGEPISIPYRGQPFFVSEFGGPWWYADTEAENAAWGYGARLKTLDELYARLTGQFSALLDNPNMFGYAFTQLTDVFQEQNGIYTFDRREKYDVTPLRDVQQRQAAIEKLHAHDVVRRR
- a CDS encoding GNAT family N-acetyltransferase, with the translated sequence MNRSTDAERLEIIAPDKRRHADGIIDLCAKVFSTSHTYFEMLRDVGYHVTVQSYDWRVSRIGLLDGRIVSHWGVVGYTMRIGGARVRVGGVTCVATHADYRKHGLMPPTGRASIAAMRAAGYDMTVLFGVDDYYDRYGYVNAWPYENHLVRRADLPVDGRSPAVHTFQPYYLDELTKMANRYYGRCTGTAVRVRFPDPHGEANLNWECLTWLGARRRPAGYVVVDPNGPRLTCHEHAGDPDEVLRVLAERARRAEQREIRFLTLHCATPLAARLRRMNCRVETDYRRCGGPMIGTLNLRSTLTKIVPELARRLRRSPLVGWRGPLLVADAREKVTLVINRGAVRVAPPARTRHLIRGGDAIARLLLGSDEPDEVIEGGGIRTTGDARMLARVLFPNERPNLCNLDHY
- a CDS encoding glycoside hydrolase family 127 protein, which produces MPHGSVTLDEGFWSHWQAVNRRVALPHGYAKLEESRALENFRLAAEGTKEGYSEPRWRDQDLYKWLESAAYELPNDASGELRKQVERAVEVIAAAQAEDGYLHTYHQVLSPDTRWSDLGRDHEMYCAGHLIEAALALQRVDGNDRLLEVACRVADHIGSVFGPGKRHGAPGHPEIELALVELYRATNRTRYLNLAQFLVDERGHGHVGPGWYNNPVYHQDHVPVLEAARVEGHAVRQLYLTTGVTDLYLETGERALLDAVSRQWHDMTTGHLFVTGGVGARHEGEAFGERYELPNDRCYCETCAAIGSVFWNWRLLLITGEGRFADLIERTLYNSVLNGISLDGRSYFYGQVLLSRGNARRSEWFDCACCPPNVTRVLASLPHYFATSDTAGVQMHQYAPGTISSGNPLGVRLRVETGYPWQGEVHVFVEETATVSWTLRLRIPAWASAARLRVNGTSTGLDVRNGYAAIERAWRKGDRIELELPIAPRLIEANPRIDATRGSLAIERGPLVYCLEDCDQEPGVDIMDAAIDGGATLADSWQPELLGGVATVDVPGVAHDMAPWGDALYKPAGDTGRLPRKPVTLTAIPYYAWANRGAHAMRVWIPRGTAQ